The following are encoded together in the Brassica napus cultivar Da-Ae chromosome A9, Da-Ae, whole genome shotgun sequence genome:
- the LOC106374909 gene encoding probable F-box protein At4g22030 — MASLQVSRLVLSSSSSCMRPKAAVSIPKLPKFNVSVPKIPTLSVKEPSFEVDGFMETLPLPLKQRRDSDSIQRARLNAVLEAVMDRIEMHKNIGDQRNNWNSLLLNSVNMITLTAALMAGIASVNVHGGDSVTAVKIASTVLLASATSISALMSKIQPSQLAEEQRNATRLFKKLRTELEMILRENEAIYDEDVKEAIQRVLALDKAYPLPLIGKMLEKFPEEFKPATWWPEKKQRNPKTGLANGWSQELEMEMREVAHVVKTRDAEEYEKLGNVALKLNRFLAISGPVLTGVSAVSSVFIGQDSGLAGVVAMTCASLAAIVNTLEHGGQVGMVFEMYRNSAGFFSLLEETMNSTEKREHGQVFETKVALKLGRSLSELRDLAKKSKISQVKANEFASKLF; from the coding sequence ATGGCTTCATTGCAGGTTTCAAGATTAGTTCTTTCGTCTTCCTCTTCCTGCATGAGACCTAAAGCTGCCGTCTCCATCCCGAAACTGCCGAAATTTAACGTCTCTGTTCCGAAGATACCGACTTTGTCGGTTAAAGAACCGAGCTTTGAGGTGGATGGGTTCATGGAAACCCTTCCTCTTCCGTTGAAACAGAGGAGAGACTCTGATTCTATCCAAAGGGCACGCCTCAATGCGGTTCTTGAAGCAGTTATGGATAGGATCGAGATGCACAAGAACATCGGAGATCAGCGGAACAATTGGAACTCTTTGTTGCTCAATTCCGTCAACATGATCACCCTCACCGCCGCTTTGATGGCTGGAATAGCCTCTGTTAATGTTCACGGAGGAGACTCTGTAACGGCCGTGAAGATAGCTTCGACGGTTTTGTTAGCTTCTGCCACAAGTATCAGTGCCTTGATGAGCAAGATTCAACCGTCGCAGCTCGCTGAAGAACAGAGGAACGCCACGAGGCTGTTCAAGAAGCTCAGAACAGAGCTCGAAATGATTCTTAGAGAAAACGAGGCAATCTACGATGAAGATGTGAAGGAAGCGATACAGAGAGTGTTGGCACTAGACAAAGCTTACCCTCTTCCTCTAATCGGAAAAATGCTCGAGAAGTTTCCCGAAGAGTTTAAACCGGCGACTTGGTGGCCtgaaaagaaacagagaaaccCTAAGACCGGTCTTGCGAACGGGTGGAGTCAAGAACTGGAGATGGAAATGAGAGAAGTGGCTCATGTGGTTAAGACCAGAGACGCAGAGGAGTATGAGAAATTAGGTAACGTGGCGTTGAAGCTAAACCGGTTCTTGGCTATCTCTGGACCGGTTTTAACCGGAGTTTCTGCAGTGAGCTCTGTTTTTATCGGTCAAGATTCCGGTTTAGCTGGAGTTGTGGCGATGACTTGTGCTTCTTTGGCTGCTATTGTCAACACTTTGGAGCATGGTGGTCAAGTGGGAATGGTGTTTGAGATGTATAGAAACTCTGCGGGATTCTTCTCTCTGTTAGAAGAAACGATGAACTCGACAGAGAAGAGAGAGCATGGACAGGTGTTTGAGACAAAAGTTGCGTTGAAGTTAGGGAGAAGCTTGTCTGAACTGAGAGATCTCGCAAAGAAATCTAAAATCTCTCAGGTCAAGGCTAATGAATTTGCAAGCAAGCTTTTCTAG
- the LOC106376997 gene encoding peroxisomal membrane protein PMP22, translating to MGSPAKKTTLQRYLSQLQQHPLRTKAITAGVLSGVSDVVSQKLSGIQKIQLRRVLLKMIFAGGFLGPVGHFFHTTLDKIFQGKKDTKTVAKKVIVEQLTLSPLNHLLFMIYYGVVIERTPWNLVRDRIKKTYPTVQLTAWTFFPIVGWVNYKYVPLHFRVILHSLVAFFWGIFLTLRARSMTLALAKAK from the exons ATGGGATCTCCAGCGAAGAAGACGACTCTGCAACGATACTTGTCACAACTTCAGCAACATCCTCTTAGGACAAAG GCGATTACTGCTGGAGTTTTGTCCGGTGTGAGTGATGTTGTTTCACAAAAACTCTCTGGGATACAGAAGATTCAGCTGAGAAGGGTTCTTCTCAAAATG ATATTTGCAGGGGGGTTTCTCGGACCAGTAGGGCATTTCTTTCATACAACTCTAGATAAGATTTTTCAAGGGAAGAAGGACACAAAGACGGTCGCAAAGAAG GTAATCGTGGAACAACTGACATTATCACCATTGAACCATTTGCTTTTCATGATCTATTATGGAGTAGTCATTGAAA GAACTCCTTGGAATCTTGTTAGAGACAGGATCAAGAAGACTTACCCAACAGTCCAGCTTACAGCATGGACA TTTTTCCCCATTGTGGGATGGGTAAACTACAAGTATGTGCCACTGCACTTCCGGGTCATATTGCACAGCCTCGTCGCATTCTTCTG gggAATCTTCCTGACCCTGCGAGCAAGGTCAATGACACTAGCTTTGGCAAAGGCTAAGTGA
- the LOC106376996 gene encoding aspartic proteinase A3, with amino-acid sequence MGTRFQSLLAFLLSCLIFISAASSSEQKGDGTLRIGLKKRKLDRANRLASQLFLKNRGSWSPKDYFRLNDANSDIVPLKNYLDAQYYGEITIGTPPQKFTAIFDTGSSNLWVPSSNCYFSIACYFHSKYKARDSSTYKRNGKPASIRYGTGAISGYFSNDDVKVGGLVIKDQEFIEATSEPGITFLLAKFDGILGLGFKEIAVGNSTPVWYNMVEKGLVKEPIFSFWLNRNPEDPEGGQIVFGGVDPKHFKGEHTYVPVTRKGYWQFDMGDLNIAGKPTGYCANGCSAIADSGTSLLTGPSTVITMINHAIGAVGIASQECKTVIGQYGQTMLDSLVSQVDPRKVCSQIGLCGFDGTHSVSMGIKSVVEDGVSSLLNEAMCSACEMASVWMQSELSQNQTQERILAYAAELCDHIPNPNQQSAVDCERVSSMPIVTFTIGGKPFDLSPQDYIFKIGDGVQAQCTSGFTAMDIPPPRGPLWILGDIFMGPYHTVFDYGKTRVGFAKAT; translated from the exons ATGGGAACTCGGTTCCAGTCCTTGCTAGCGTTCTTGCTTTCATGTTTAATCTTTATATCCGCGGCTTCATCATCTGAGCAAAAAGGCGATGGAACGCTTAGAATTGGATTGAAAAAGAGGAAACTAGACAGGGCCAACAGGCTAGCTTCTCAGCTATTCTTGAAAAACCGAGGATCTTGGTCTCCCAAAGATTATTTTCGCCTGAACGATGCGAATTCAGACATTGTTCCACTGAAAAACTATTTGGATGCTCAATATTATGGTGAGATTACCATTGGTACTCCACCTCAAAAGTTTACAGCAATCTTTGATACTGGAAGCTCCAATCTCTGGGTACCATCGAGTAATTGCTACTTCTCG ATTGCTTGTTATTTTCATTCAAAGTACAAGGCTAGGGACTCATCCACGTACAAAAGGAACG GAAAGCCTGCGTCAATCCGCTATGGGACAGGTGCTATTTCTGGTTACTTTAGCAATGATGATGTTAAAGTTGGTGGTCTTGTTATCAAGGATCAG GAGTTCATAGAGGCTACTAGTGAGCCTGGTATTACATTCTTGCTAGCCAAGTTTGATGGTATCCTAGGGTTGGGTTTCAAAGAGATCGCTGTAGGAAACTCAACTCCAGTTTG GTATAACATGGTAGAGAAAGGTCTGGTTAAGGAACCTATTTTTTCCTTTTGGCTTAACCGTAACCCGGAAGATCCAGAAGGTGGTCAGATTGTTTTCGGTGGAGTTGACCCTAAGCACTTCAAAGGAGAGCACACTTATGTTCCAGTGACACGTAAAGGTTACTGGCAATTCGACATGGGTGATCTCAACATTGCTGGCAAACCAACCG GATATTGTGCTAACGGTTGTTCTGCCATTGCTGATTCCGGAACTTCTCTTCTCACTGGTCCATCG ACTGTCATCACAATGATCAATCATGCCATTGGAGCAGTAGGAATCGCAAGCCAAGAGTGCAAAACTGTAATAGGTCAATATGGACAAACCATGTTGGACTCCCTTGTCTCTCAGGTGGATCCGAGGAAGGTATGCTCTCAGATAGGACTTTGCGGTTTTGATGGTACACACAGTGTGAG TATGGGGATTAAGTCAGTTGTAGAAGATGGAGTATCGAGTCTTCTAAACGAAGCCATGTGCAGCGCTTGTGAAATGGCATCTGTGTGGATGCAGAGTGAATTGTCTCAGAATCAAACACAAGAACGCATACTCGCTTATGCTGCCGAG CTTTGTGACCatataccaaatccaaaccaacaATCAGCAGTAGACTGTGAGAGGGTTTCTTCAATGCCAATAGTCACATTCACAATTGGTGGGAAACCCTTTGATCTCTCACCCCAAGAT TACATATTCAAGATTGGGGATGGAGTTCAGGCTCAGTGCACCAGTGGTTTCACCGCCATGGATATACCTCCACCTCGTGGACCCCTCTG GATCTTGGGTGACATCTTCATGGGACCATACCATACTGTGTTTGATTATGGGAAAACAAGAGTTGGATTCGCCAAAGCTACTTAA